Below is a window of Veillonella rodentium DNA.
GATGCGTTTCAACATCGTACCGGAGCGATATATAGCGGCGTAAATAAGCAGAATGATACCCGGCAATACGATAGCTACCGGCCCCTTTGTGAGAACACCTAACGCTGCAAATGCATAAGCCACGATCATGGCATTTCGACGATTCAACACAAGACCTCTATATGCATAAATCATGATCATCAACGTCGTATACAGCAATACCATATCCGTGACGACACCGTGCGCAACGGTCCAGAACATCAAGGACGAACCGAGTACGGATGCCGCAATAAGGCCCAACACCCAACGGCCGCTCATCGAGCGTATCGCCTGATACATGGTAGCCACCGATAAAGCCCCGAAGAGGGTGCTCGGCAAGCGCACCACCCAGTCGGCAATATCGAACAGCTTGAAGCCTAACGCGATAAGCCAGTAAATCATAATCGGCTTATCATACCAATAGGTCCCGTAAATCTGAGGTGACAACCAGTTTCCTGAAAGAACCATTTCCTTAGCGGTCAACGCGTAATTCGACTCCACCGGATCGGTAACGGGCAGAATATTATTTCCCACCATGTAAAACACAAGCCACACGATGAACACGACCGGTGTCAATCTAGAGAGTTTCATACAAGGCCCTCCTTACCGACGGTTGCGATAGTATCTGTAGCCTAGGACAGCTGCAACAATAGCAAATACGGCAATCATGACAATTAAAAACTCATGATTGTATTCGATAAGATCTTTCCAGTTTTCACCGAGGACTTTCCCCAAATAAACGAGCAAAATCGTCCACGGAATCGTACCGAGGACCGTCCAAATGATAAAATGCCACAAAGGATAACGGGCCATGCCCGCCGGGAACGAAATAAACGTGCGTACCCCGGGCAATAAACGGCCGAAAAATACCGCCGCACCGCCGTATTTATTGAACATCTTTTCGGCAAGCTCAAATTTATGTTCATTAAAGAATATATATTTACCGTACTTCAACAGCAGCGGCCGTCCGCCGTATTCCCCCATCCAGTACGACAGGATAGACCCTATGATACCGGCCAGAATGCCGACTACCATCGTCGTATGCAGATCAAATACCCCCTGCGCGATTAAATATCCCGCAAAACCTAGAACGATTTCACTGGGAATAGGTACATTGGCGTTTTCCAAGGTCATTGCAATAAACATGGCCGCATAGCCATAAGTTTCCATAAACGAAATGATATATTCCACGTAATTTACCTCTTTATCAATACCCGTCTCGGGTTCTATAATGCGTTAACTCCGGCGCATCGTTTCGCTGAAAGTTTCATACAACCATTTGGTATACCTTATATTTTACCATAATAAAGAGGCCCTCACCATAGGCGAGGGCCTCCATACTACATATGAAATATGCAATGTTAACAACAATCCCCTTGCTCAGGGATCAGCATGCTGCCAATCTATTTGAGTTCGGTAATCTGTGTTGTCACTTCACGAGCCGCTGTAAACGCAGCGAGTACTGCATCATGGGATCCAAGGATAACCTTATTCGCCACTAACGCATTAGCCGCTGTTTTAGCATCTTGTAAAGTAATTCCAGCGCGAGGTGCGCTAATTGTAATCGATGCGCTTTTACCATCGACCGTAGAAAACGTAAGATATACAACGCGTTTTTCCGCCATGTGGGCGCCTCCTTTCATAGTTCGTAAGCAAGTCATTCAAATTAATAAGGATGGGAATGCGTGGACTGAGCACGCTGCATCAAAGGTTCGACATTGCCGATGATGCACTGTGCCAAACGTTAATGTCCTAGGGATATTTCGTTGATGCGAACCACATCGGACAGGCTGTGGTCATACAAGGCTGCCAATGCATCGCCGACAATTTTCATATTGTCATCGGACGCTTCTTCGGCAACACGCGTATAGGTGACGTTCTTATACTTCGGCATATCTTCGGTACCGACATTAAAACGCAACACCAGTTTCGTACGTTTAATCGTAGCCATCGTATCACCTCCTTTCACCGCCCTACATTCTCGAATCGCTGTCATGACAATTCCCTACGCGATGTATGGCGTCATTTTTGTGAAAGTACGGAAATAACATCGGCTTACATATAGGAAAATATCGACTACGTGTAAAAATAATACCGCCTGCATATAGAAATAATGCCGACTACATACAGGAACAGGACGGCGAATATAAAGGAACCGCACCGTTCACACATAAAAAAACCCTTATCCTCGGTACTGGTTCTCCTTCGAAGGAGCCTTACAGTACGTCGACATAAGGGTCTACTTGAAAGCTCTATAATTATCTAACGATAAGCTACAACCCATGCATCGGGCTATAGCTCATACGGACAACAATCTATATTTATATAAAGATAAACTACAGAGCCATTTATTCAGTTTTTAACGCCATTATAAAATCATAAGCTTTTACGGCCGCCTCGGTATCCACAAAATGGAACGGATTGAGGAGTCGGCAGAATTTAATGAGGTATTCATGCTTATGAAAGATGTCTTTAATATGTAAAATCGTATCGCGCGCCGTACATGCCGAACTATATCCGTTCATCATCGCATAGAGATAATCCATCGGCAGATTATCTTCACGCAAATAACTGTGCACAAAGATCAGTACATCCCACCCTTGCGGGGTCAATTCAGGCCAGCGACGGCTGTTTTCCCAGTCGAGCATCGTAATCTTATCCTCAGCAGGATCATACGTTATATCGCGCATGGCGGGACGCCCGTGGGACAAACCGTAATCATGCAGCTGTCCTAAGATTTTACCGAATATATAAAAGATATGTGTTACCATCTCTTTTAAATCGGTATCATCAGGATGCTGAACAGTCAATTCGCTATAGTACGACAATGTGCGGCCGCTGTATTCCGTAACGAAATAGTGTTCCCGAAATCCGGCAATCACAGGAGCCACCGGCAGTTTCGTATTCACAAAGGATATTTTATAAAATTCATAGTCAAAGGATGCACGCGGCGCAGGTTTAATCCAACTCGACCGATGATTGCTGATATCTTGTTTTACGTAATACTTTTTACCGTCAAAATCAACGGGAAATACGCGATGATCCGTTTCATTGACAATCATGCGATCTATATAATCTAATAACATATCATTCATGCCGGTCCCCCGCTGCACCGGTCCCTTTCGGTACCCTCTCATTACGCTCTTATGATTTTAAAAACTACACATATAAACATCTAACCATATTACATATTTATAACATAAACGGAGTGCTATCAATTATACACGAACAATCGTAACTACATATACCGAACGATGTCCATGCTCAATAAACATATACAATCGACATAGATATTATACTACAGCGCTCTTCGTTTATCAAAAACAGACGCCTCTATCCTGCATTTCGCAGAATATGGGCCGGTCTTACAGCGCGCCATGTATCAAAAGTAGAACCCCCCAGCCTGGGCCGGGGGGGTTCTACTGGTAATTATGATAATAGGTTTGTATTTAGAACTATAGCATAGCCAACTGAGGCCTCGTCTAAATCAAACGAATTAACCTACGAATTTAGTCACTGCCGCAGTATCAGTCAAGTGACGTTTAGGCATGCCCATTTCAGCAGGGGAAATGCCAAGTGCAAGGCCGATCAGCTGGGACATATGCAAGATTGGCATATCTTTGCCGCCGCCAACAACTTCTTTTGCTTCTTTTTGGAACATATCAAGTTGCATTTGGCAAAGCGGACAAGGAGTTACAACGCAATCTGCGCCTTCATTAGCTGCATCTTTGTTGATGGAGCCGGTCATCTGCATTACGGAATCATGTGCAGGATATACAGCATGGAAACCGCAGCAATCGAGCTTACGGGAGAAATCGATTGGTGTAGCACCGATAGCGGAAATCAAATCTGCTAAGGATGTAGGCATTTGATAATCTTCGAAGCCCAATTCAGTTTGAGGGCGAAGAATATGACAGCCGTAGTATTCAGCTACACGTAAACCTGTTAACGGTTTAACAACTTTTTCTTTCAATTTGTCCAAACCGTAATCGCGGATCAATACCCACAAGAAGTGAGTTACATCAGTTGTACCGCGGTATTGTTTACCGATTTGAGCCAATTTCTTGTTAACTTCGTTCTTTTCTTTTTCGTTGTTATCAAGTTCGTTTTTAGCTTCACGAAGCATCAACGTACAAGTGTTACATACAGTCAAAAGGTTCAATCCTTTTTCTTCCGCCAATGCGATATTACGAGCATTTGTAGCAAGTGTAACTTCCGGAGCGATATCTTGAACGTGGGACGCGCCGCAGCAAGTCCAGCCGTCAAGTTCTTCCAACTCGATACCTAATTTTTTAGCCACAGCAACTGTTGCTAAGTAGTCTTCTTTGGCAGCGCTTTCAAGAACGCAACCAGGGAAAAATGCGTATTTCATTATTTACTTACCTCCTCAGCTGCTTTCATAAGTCTGCGAACACCATCAATACCGTTTACAGGTTTTTGAGGTACTACAAGTTCAAATGGATTGATTTTGCTGTGTTTCCACAAGCGCAATGCATAGAATGCCTGTTTAGCGGAATCAACAACACCATCGGATTTCAAGCTCATAGAAACTTCTTTCAAGCGACCGGTTTTGTAGAGATCGTCTTTGAAAGCAACCGCATGGCGAACGCCCTTGCTGTTAGTAAGGCCAGCTTTCGTAGCTTCCTTACGCAAGTTGGAAATATCCATAGCAGGTTTTAAGTGTTTAGGGCAACGGGAGATACAGTTCATGCAGTGAACGCATTTCCAAAGACCGTTGTCGAATGCAGGTTGAATGTGAGCCATAGGAGCATCATCACGGCTGTCCAATACGAAACGGTTAGCTTTAGTGAATACATATGGTTCCAAGAAATCATCTTCACGAGCAGTCAATTTGTTACATTCGGATGCGCAGCAACCGCAAAGGATACATTCTGTACCGGCAACGAATTTTTTGAAGTCTGCCGGAGTTTGACGAACGATTTTGTCGCCTTCGTTGAATTCAGCTTTAAGGAAAATCCAAGGAGCAACTGTTTTCAAACGATCAACTTTGGATTCCCAGTCAACAACCAAGTCACGGATAACACGGAAGTTGCCGATCGGAGCGATTGTCAATTCGTCTGTACCATAACGTTCTGTCAATTCATCGATTTTAGATTCACAGCCGAGCATCGCTTCGCCGTTTACACGGATGGAGCAAGCGCCGCAAACTGCGGAACGGCAGGCTGCCAAGAATGTCAATGTTGGATCCTGTGTATCTTTAATTTTTTGAAGGCCCCAGAGGATTGTACGGTCAGGTTCGTAATCGAATTTGAAAGTCTGTACAAACGCGCGACCTTGTTGGTAACGGTGAATATGGTAGGTGATTTGTCTCATCTTAGTACTTCCTTTCTTGTGGTTCGTATTTAGTGAACACTACGTCGCGTTCTGTTAATTCGTATTGACCGTCAGCACCTAATTTGATCAAGGAATGTTTTAAATATCTTTCATCATTACGTTTAGGATGGTCTTCACGGATATGAGCACCACGGGATTCACGGCGGTGTAAAGCGCCCATAGCAATAGCTTTTGCTACTGTTAACATGGAGCCGATTTCACAATAGTTTACGAATGCCATGTTGTAAGTACGTTCAGGGTCACCTACATAACAAGTTTTATAATCTTCAATCAATTGTTCGATTTCTTTTAAGGCTTCAGTAATACCTTCTTCATTACGGAAGATACCTACTTTATTCCACATTGCATCAGCCAATGCATCGCGGATTTCTACAACCGGACGGCCGCCTTCACGGGATGTTACTTCTGTGAAACGATCTTCCCAAGCTTTTGCAGCTGCGGCAAGTTCCGCATCTACATTTGGTTGTTCATGGGATTCAGCATAATCAGCTGCGCCAGCACCGGATACTTTACCGAATACTACGCCGTCAGCCAGGGAGTTACCGCCCAAGCGGTTAGCACCGTGGATGGAGATACAGGATGCTTCGCCGGAAGCGAACAGACCAGGCAATTCACATGCACAAGTTTTGTAATCCACTACGTCGATACCGCCCATTGTATAGTGACATGTAGGACGAATAGGTACCGGTTGAGTCAATGGATCGCAATGTTCGAAGCACATAGCCAAGTCGCGGATACCATGAAGTTTTTCGATGATAACTTCAGGTCCCAAGTGACGAAGATCGGCTACTACGTATGCATTAAGGCCGGAACCGAAACCGCGACCTGCAGCGATTTCATCTTCGATTGCTTTCGCTACAACGTCACGAGATGCCAATTCCATTTTGTTAGGCGCATATTTTTTCATGAAACGTTCGCCTTCAGCGTTAAGAAGGTAACCGCCTTCGCCACGAACCGCTTCGGACATCAAGATACCTGTACGACCGAGACCTGTTGGATGGAATTGGATCATTTCCATATCTTTCAAACCGTTACCGGCGCGGAATGCTACCGCCATACCGTCGCCTGTGGAAAGGAACGGGTTTGTAGTACGAGTCCAGAAAATACGACCGGCACCGCCTGTAGACAAGATAATAGCTTTAGCTTTAATCTGTTCTACTTTACCTTCTTTCATGTTCCACACAACAGCGCCACCAACGTGACCGTTTGCGTCTTTAACAAGATCTAAAAGGTACCATTCCTGTAAGAAGTGTACGCCTTCTTTCAAGCATTGTTCATAAGTAGTGTGCAAGATAACATGACCTGTTTTATCCGCGGAGTAGCAAGTACGTGGATAGGATTGACCACCGAAGTTACGTTGCGCGATTTTATTTTCTTCTGTACGAGAGAATGGAGCGCCCATGTGGTCCATTTCAAGCACGCCTTCCGGACAGCGGGAGCAGAAGAATTCGATAGCATCCTGGTCGCCAAGATAGTCGGAACCTTTTACTGTATCAAAAGTATGTGTTTCAACTGTATCTTCAGCTGCTACGTTATTCAAACATGCATTAACACCGCCTTGCGCCATTGCTGTTGCCGAACGGGTTGGGAAAATTTTAGTAATAAGAGCTACTTTTAAGCCTTTGCGACGACCAACTTCAAGAGCCGCACGCATACCAGCGCCACCGCTACCTACTACTAGAACATCAAACTGTTCCATAATGACCTCCTCATAACTACCATTTAATAAGAAAATTAGTTAGACTACCCAATTTCATAAAGCTCATAAAAATTTTTGATAACCTAATCATTTTTCTTTGCAAGAAAAACCCCATACTTACGCGATTTTTCTTATAGCTTTGTCTTTAATTATAGAGAGCATTTTAGGCCATGTCTAAACCCTATTATGCATAATTAATTTTGATGAATTTAATTGATAACTTATATCAATTACTGTTTCTTCAAGCAGTTTAAAGATAATCAATTTATTTAAATGAATATTTTTTATTCAAACTTTAGGATAATACGAAAGTAGTTCGGTTCCGAAATTTCTCTGTATTGTAATTTTCTAACCAATGAAAGCTATCCCCATAAAATCAACATTCATAACATGTTCCATAATTATAAATCGAAACAGACCTCTTAAATTCCTACTAAAAATGCCTCGAATTTAGCCCGTAAAAGTACACCAAAAAAGCCAATTATAAATAACGATTATTTCTATGATAATTATTATCATAAGTTTTTCTTGTGATTTTCTTCACAACCCCGAAAATCTGAAAAAACAGGTCTAACTATGCACATACGGCAATCTTCGATATAGTTTCCTCGTCATTCATTAGTAGAATTCATTAAGATTCATGGGTTCCGCTCATTTCGGCGACTTTCATATGAAGAAAAGCCTCATAACCTCGCTATTTCGTTCATGTTTTGCTCATTCCTATTGTATAAGGTATGATTATAGATAAATAAATTATATAATATTATATATAGGGCCTTATATAAGTCGCTTCTTTTATAAGAAAGCACATATATAACAACTATATCAATGTAGTCTGAGAGCTAAGAGAGCTATATTTTTTTATCATACATAAGGAGAACTGAGAATGAAAATTTTACTTGTAGAAGACGAAGAAATGCTAAATGGTATTACAGCCAAATATTTACGCGCAGAAAATATGACGGTTGATACGTGCTTCAACGGTCAACAAGCTATTGATTATGTAAATACATCCAGTTATGACGTAATCGTTATGGATATTATGATGCCGGTTCTTGACGGTGTCAGCGCATTGGCGCAGATCCGCAACGACGGCAATACGACACCTGTATTATTGCTTACGGCAAAAGACTCCTTGCAGGATAAGGTAACCGGCCTCAACACGGGTGCGGACGACTACCTTGTAAAACCGTTCGATCTCGAGGAATTGACTGCCCGTATTTACGCTTTGGCTCGACGCAATGCGCGCCACGCACAAAATGACATCCACGTAGGTCCGTTGACGATCAATGTACCTCAACGTACGGTAAAACGCGACGGCGAAACGATTTCATTGACGGCGAAGGAATTCGACCTCTTGTTCTATTTAGCAAGTAATGAAAACATCGTATTATCCCGTCAACAAATTCTCGACCATGTATGGGAATACGATTATGAAAGCCATTCTAATCTAATCGACGTATATATTAAAGATTTGCGCAAAAAAGTCGATACTGATGAAAATGTAAAACTTATTCAGACAGTTCGCGGAGTAGGGTATGTCCTCAAAACAGAAAACTAATGATCCTCACCGAGACTTGGATACCATATCGGGGGCGGCCACTGATTTATTCAACCGCCTCCCCCTTACATTCAAAATCATGTCTTGGTACACCATCTTCCTGCTCATCATTTTGATGGTCGCATCCGCATGGATTTATACATATACTCACGAATCGGATAACAAAGAGG
It encodes the following:
- a CDS encoding DedA family protein, whose protein sequence is MEYIISFMETYGYAAMFIAMTLENANVPIPSEIVLGFAGYLIAQGVFDLHTTMVVGILAGIIGSILSYWMGEYGGRPLLLKYGKYIFFNEHKFELAEKMFNKYGGAAVFFGRLLPGVRTFISFPAGMARYPLWHFIIWTVLGTIPWTILLVYLGKVLGENWKDLIEYNHEFLIVMIAVFAIVAAVLGYRYYRNRR
- a CDS encoding DUF2922 domain-containing protein — translated: MAEKRVVYLTFSTVDGKSASITISAPRAGITLQDAKTAANALVANKVILGSHDAVLAAFTAAREVTTQITELK
- a CDS encoding DUF1659 domain-containing protein, encoding MATIKRTKLVLRFNVGTEDMPKYKNVTYTRVAEEASDDNMKIVGDALAALYDHSLSDVVRINEISLGH
- a CDS encoding CoB--CoM heterodisulfide reductase iron-sulfur subunit B family protein — translated: MKYAFFPGCVLESAAKEDYLATVAVAKKLGIELEELDGWTCCGASHVQDIAPEVTLATNARNIALAEEKGLNLLTVCNTCTLMLREAKNELDNNEKEKNEVNKKLAQIGKQYRGTTDVTHFLWVLIRDYGLDKLKEKVVKPLTGLRVAEYYGCHILRPQTELGFEDYQMPTSLADLISAIGATPIDFSRKLDCCGFHAVYPAHDSVMQMTGSINKDAANEGADCVVTPCPLCQMQLDMFQKEAKEVVGGGKDMPILHMSQLIGLALGISPAEMGMPKRHLTDTAAVTKFVG
- a CDS encoding succinate dehydrogenase/fumarate reductase iron-sulfur subunit: MRQITYHIHRYQQGRAFVQTFKFDYEPDRTILWGLQKIKDTQDPTLTFLAACRSAVCGACSIRVNGEAMLGCESKIDELTERYGTDELTIAPIGNFRVIRDLVVDWESKVDRLKTVAPWIFLKAEFNEGDKIVRQTPADFKKFVAGTECILCGCCASECNKLTAREDDFLEPYVFTKANRFVLDSRDDAPMAHIQPAFDNGLWKCVHCMNCISRCPKHLKPAMDISNLRKEATKAGLTNSKGVRHAVAFKDDLYKTGRLKEVSMSLKSDGVVDSAKQAFYALRLWKHSKINPFELVVPQKPVNGIDGVRRLMKAAEEVSK
- a CDS encoding FAD-binding protein, producing the protein MEQFDVLVVGSGGAGMRAALEVGRRKGLKVALITKIFPTRSATAMAQGGVNACLNNVAAEDTVETHTFDTVKGSDYLGDQDAIEFFCSRCPEGVLEMDHMGAPFSRTEENKIAQRNFGGQSYPRTCYSADKTGHVILHTTYEQCLKEGVHFLQEWYLLDLVKDANGHVGGAVVWNMKEGKVEQIKAKAIILSTGGAGRIFWTRTTNPFLSTGDGMAVAFRAGNGLKDMEMIQFHPTGLGRTGILMSEAVRGEGGYLLNAEGERFMKKYAPNKMELASRDVVAKAIEDEIAAGRGFGSGLNAYVVADLRHLGPEVIIEKLHGIRDLAMCFEHCDPLTQPVPIRPTCHYTMGGIDVVDYKTCACELPGLFASGEASCISIHGANRLGGNSLADGVVFGKVSGAGAADYAESHEQPNVDAELAAAAKAWEDRFTEVTSREGGRPVVEIRDALADAMWNKVGIFRNEEGITEALKEIEQLIEDYKTCYVGDPERTYNMAFVNYCEIGSMLTVAKAIAMGALHRRESRGAHIREDHPKRNDERYLKHSLIKLGADGQYELTERDVVFTKYEPQERKY
- a CDS encoding response regulator transcription factor; amino-acid sequence: MKILLVEDEEMLNGITAKYLRAENMTVDTCFNGQQAIDYVNTSSYDVIVMDIMMPVLDGVSALAQIRNDGNTTPVLLLTAKDSLQDKVTGLNTGADDYLVKPFDLEELTARIYALARRNARHAQNDIHVGPLTINVPQRTVKRDGETISLTAKEFDLLFYLASNENIVLSRQQILDHVWEYDYESHSNLIDVYIKDLRKKVDTDENVKLIQTVRGVGYVLKTEN